The Terriglobia bacterium genome contains a region encoding:
- the hypE gene encoding hydrogenase expression/formation protein HypE, with the protein MKPEDAPEFYCPMPIDAYSDVMLAHGGGGKLTQQLIERLFLPLFDNPSLASRHDGAVIEFGARKLAFSTDSYVVRPIFFPGGDIGSLAVNGTINDLAMCGARPLYLSAGFILEEGFPMESLRRVAQSMSQAAKEGGVQLVTGDTKVVDRGKGDGVYINTAGIGIVQADRPIAPASVKPGDAVLLSGDIGRHGIAIMAVREGLAFESTIESDCASVAGLVLALMESGIEIHCLRDLTRGGLASALVEIAEAARLHVGIHETAIPVREDVRGACEILGFDPLYVANEGRFVAFIAPRDAERALALMRSHPLGLGASLIGTVTSVPAGLVTMRSSIGAGRIVDMLSGEQLPRIC; encoded by the coding sequence ATGAAGCCTGAGGACGCGCCTGAGTTCTATTGCCCGATGCCGATCGACGCTTACTCTGATGTGATGCTGGCCCATGGGGGCGGGGGCAAACTGACGCAGCAACTGATTGAGCGCCTGTTCCTCCCGCTCTTCGACAATCCGTCGCTCGCATCGCGTCACGACGGAGCCGTGATCGAGTTCGGCGCGCGCAAGCTCGCCTTCTCCACCGACTCTTATGTGGTGCGCCCGATCTTCTTCCCCGGAGGCGACATCGGCTCACTTGCCGTCAACGGCACCATTAATGATCTCGCGATGTGCGGGGCCCGGCCGCTCTACCTGAGCGCCGGGTTCATCCTGGAGGAGGGATTCCCGATGGAATCGTTGCGGCGCGTGGCGCAGTCCATGAGCCAGGCGGCGAAGGAGGGCGGCGTCCAGCTGGTAACCGGAGACACCAAGGTCGTGGACCGCGGCAAGGGCGACGGAGTGTACATCAACACTGCCGGCATCGGCATCGTCCAGGCCGACCGCCCCATCGCACCGGCCAGCGTCAAGCCCGGCGACGCCGTGCTTCTGAGCGGCGACATCGGCCGGCACGGCATTGCGATCATGGCCGTGCGCGAGGGGCTGGCATTCGAAAGCACCATAGAAAGCGACTGTGCTTCCGTTGCAGGTCTGGTGCTGGCGCTGATGGAGAGCGGCATCGAGATTCACTGCCTGCGCGACCTGACGCGAGGCGGCCTGGCGAGTGCGCTGGTGGAGATTGCTGAGGCGGCCCGGCTGCATGTGGGCATCCATGAAACGGCCATTCCGGTGCGGGAGGATGTCAGAGGAGCCTGTGAGATTCTCGGTTTCGATCCTCTGTATGTGGCCAATGAAGGTCGCTTTGTTGCTTTCATCGCGCCCCGCGATGCTGAGCGCGCGCTGGCACTGATGCGCTCCCATCCATTGGGATTGGGCGCAAGCTTGATCGGCACCGTCACCAGCGTCCCTGCAGGACTCGTCACCATGCGGAGCAGCATCGGCGCCGGCCGCATCGTGGATATGCTCAGCGGCGAGCAGTTGCCCCGCATCTGCTGA
- a CDS encoding MFS transporter, whose product MPEAGARLARIADRPDIRLLAFLSLGHMVVDINQGGLPALLPFLKTAHGLSYTAVGVLVLVTNLTSSVIQPIFGYLSDRQARRWMLPLSVLVAGLGLSLAGIAPSYGVLLGLLVIMGLGVASFHPEGYRTAASVAGEKRATAISWFSVGGNAGTSFGPPILIALIAGYGLRGSLGLLIPALVVSGLLLLVLPHLSVPPVRVAAQVAAHSPRRNMPGAIALLILVVALRSWAQLGFTTFIPFYYVDYLKADPHSVGIPLFVFLGVGALGTVIGGPLADRWGARRFMLWGFLAAAPLGALFLVTRGALALVLLGLFGGVLISTFTISVVLGQYYLPGNAGLASGLIVGFAIGTGGLAVTLLGWIADHCGLLVVLWIAALMPLACFTAAAFLPVPGGEQ is encoded by the coding sequence ATGCCTGAAGCAGGAGCCAGACTCGCGCGAATCGCCGACCGGCCCGACATCCGGCTGCTCGCGTTTCTGAGCCTCGGTCACATGGTGGTCGACATTAATCAGGGGGGGCTCCCTGCGCTTCTGCCTTTTCTGAAGACGGCACACGGGCTGTCTTACACTGCGGTCGGGGTCCTGGTGCTCGTAACCAATCTGACCTCTTCGGTAATCCAGCCGATTTTCGGCTATTTGTCGGACCGGCAGGCGCGGAGATGGATGCTTCCGCTGTCGGTGCTGGTGGCCGGGTTGGGATTGTCACTGGCGGGTATTGCGCCCTCCTACGGGGTACTGCTCGGGCTTCTGGTCATTATGGGCCTCGGCGTAGCCTCGTTTCACCCTGAAGGGTATCGGACGGCTGCGAGTGTTGCGGGCGAGAAGCGGGCGACCGCCATATCGTGGTTTTCGGTCGGGGGCAATGCGGGAACTTCGTTCGGACCGCCCATCCTCATCGCCTTGATCGCCGGCTATGGGTTGAGAGGAAGCCTGGGGCTGCTGATTCCCGCCCTGGTGGTGTCGGGATTGCTCTTGCTGGTTTTGCCCCACCTCTCCGTTCCACCCGTCAGGGTGGCAGCGCAAGTGGCAGCGCACTCGCCGCGCCGGAACATGCCGGGTGCGATCGCCCTGCTGATCCTGGTTGTGGCGCTGCGTTCCTGGGCACAGCTCGGCTTCACTACCTTCATTCCGTTCTATTATGTCGACTACCTGAAGGCCGACCCGCACAGCGTGGGAATCCCCTTGTTCGTCTTCCTCGGGGTGGGCGCTCTGGGAACGGTGATCGGCGGGCCGCTGGCGGACCGCTGGGGCGCGCGGCGCTTCATGCTCTGGGGCTTCCTGGCGGCAGCACCGTTGGGCGCGCTGTTCCTGGTCACCAGAGGAGCATTGGCTCTGGTATTGCTTGGGCTCTTCGGCGGGGTGCTGATTTCGACCTTCACTATTTCGGTCGTGCTCGGCCAGTACTACCTTCCCGGCAACGCAGGTCTGGCCTCCGGGCTGATCGTGGGTTTCGCCATCGGAACCGGCGGGCTGGCAGTGACCTTGCTCGGCTGGATCGCCGACCACTGCGGGCTGCTGGTTGTTCTGTGGATTGCAGCGCTCATGCCGCTTGCATGCTTCACAGCCGCCGCTTTCCTGCCCGTCCCGGGCGGGGAACAGTAA
- the ligA gene encoding NAD-dependent DNA ligase LigA, giving the protein MKTDIDQVAARIAELRKDVEYHNYRYYVENDPIISDEEYDRLFRELRELEREHPELSSPDSPTQRVGAEPQERFQKVEHLRPMLSLANAFDEEELHAFGRRIRNLLQTDAVDFVSELKIDGNAVALTYEDGVLVRGATRGNGLVGEDVTANLKTIRAVPLRLRAPGPRPARLEIRGEAYLPISAFNRINEEREAAGENIFANPRNAAAGALRQLDPRITASRPLAFFAYAIGYIEGIGLHGQLEVLEQLRSWGFPVNANYRHHAAIEDVIRFCREWQEKRDTLDYEIDGVVVKVNSLEYQERLGVVSRDPRWAVAYKFPGKLATTRLLKIDINVGRTGALNPYAILEPVQLAGVTIHTATLHNEDDIRRKDIREGDVVIVKRAGDVIPQVVGPVREKRMGAEREFHYPDRCPACHQPVTRGEGEAMAYCRNRRCPAQRLESLIHFVSQGAMDIRGLGPQTIEKLLDLNLISDAADLYSLKGEQIARLPNFKEKSIANLLASIQRSKSRPFSRVLFSLGIRHVGESIADLLASSFGSIDAIVAAAEEQVSSVQGIGPEIARSVRSYFDVEENRDLIQRLKNAGLQFVRTGDEAPHGGPLVGMTFVLTGTLPSLSRKEAAEIIGKHGGKVVTSISSKTSYLVVGADPGSKLAKAKELGVAQLTEDELLKLAGE; this is encoded by the coding sequence GACCAGGTGGCTGCGCGAATCGCCGAATTGCGAAAAGACGTCGAGTACCACAACTATCGCTACTACGTCGAGAACGATCCGATCATCAGCGATGAGGAGTATGACCGGTTGTTCCGCGAACTCCGTGAACTGGAGCGGGAGCATCCCGAACTGTCTTCGCCCGACTCTCCGACCCAGCGCGTAGGCGCGGAACCGCAAGAGCGTTTCCAGAAAGTCGAGCATCTCAGACCGATGCTGAGCCTTGCCAATGCCTTCGATGAGGAGGAGTTGCATGCCTTTGGGCGGCGCATTCGCAATCTCCTCCAAACGGATGCGGTCGACTTCGTGAGTGAGCTGAAAATCGATGGGAATGCCGTGGCGCTGACCTACGAGGATGGCGTGTTGGTGCGCGGCGCCACCCGCGGCAACGGCCTGGTGGGGGAGGACGTAACCGCCAACCTCAAGACCATCCGCGCTGTCCCTCTCCGGCTGCGCGCGCCAGGTCCGCGCCCGGCGCGGTTGGAAATCCGAGGAGAGGCCTATTTGCCCATTTCCGCGTTCAATCGAATCAACGAGGAGCGGGAGGCCGCGGGCGAGAACATCTTTGCCAATCCGCGCAACGCCGCGGCCGGCGCGCTGCGTCAGCTCGATCCGCGCATCACGGCTTCGCGCCCGCTGGCTTTTTTTGCCTATGCCATCGGATACATCGAGGGGATCGGGCTCCACGGTCAGCTGGAAGTTCTAGAACAGTTACGCTCATGGGGTTTCCCGGTCAACGCGAACTACCGGCACCACGCCGCGATCGAAGACGTAATCCGATTCTGCCGCGAATGGCAGGAAAAACGCGACACGCTCGATTACGAAATCGACGGTGTCGTGGTGAAAGTAAACAGCCTCGAGTATCAGGAGCGTCTGGGTGTCGTCAGCCGCGACCCGCGCTGGGCCGTAGCCTACAAATTCCCGGGGAAACTCGCGACCACGCGCCTGCTCAAGATCGACATAAACGTCGGGCGCACCGGCGCCTTGAATCCTTATGCGATCCTCGAGCCGGTGCAGCTGGCCGGGGTGACGATCCACACCGCGACGTTGCACAACGAGGATGACATCCGCCGCAAAGACATCCGCGAAGGTGACGTCGTCATCGTCAAGCGTGCGGGGGACGTCATACCTCAGGTCGTCGGGCCGGTGCGCGAGAAGCGGATGGGAGCGGAGCGGGAGTTCCATTACCCGGACAGGTGCCCCGCCTGTCACCAGCCCGTCACGCGCGGGGAAGGCGAGGCGATGGCTTACTGCAGGAACCGGCGCTGTCCTGCCCAGCGTTTGGAGTCTCTCATTCACTTTGTCAGTCAGGGGGCTATGGATATCCGAGGCCTCGGTCCACAGACCATCGAGAAGTTGCTCGACCTCAACCTGATCTCCGACGCCGCGGATCTGTACTCCCTGAAGGGCGAACAGATCGCGCGCCTGCCGAATTTCAAAGAGAAATCGATCGCCAATCTTCTGGCAAGCATCCAGCGGAGCAAATCCCGGCCTTTCAGCCGCGTCCTGTTCTCCCTGGGAATCCGCCATGTGGGTGAAAGTATTGCCGATCTGCTGGCCTCGTCGTTCGGCAGCATAGACGCGATCGTCGCGGCAGCGGAGGAGCAGGTTTCATCGGTTCAAGGGATCGGTCCGGAAATCGCACGCAGCGTCCGCAGTTACTTCGACGTGGAAGAGAATCGGGATCTGATCCAAAGGCTTAAGAATGCGGGTCTGCAGTTTGTGCGCACTGGCGATGAAGCCCCGCACGGCGGGCCGCTCGTTGGCATGACTTTCGTCCTTACCGGTACCCTGCCGTCCCTGAGCCGGAAGGAAGCGGCCGAAATCATTGGAAAGCACGGCGGCAAGGTCGTAACATCCATCTCCTCAAAAACCAGCTATCTGGTTGTTGGGGCCGATCCGGGTTCAAAGCTGGCGAAAGCCAAGGAATTGGGTGTGGCGCAGCTTACGGAGGACGAGTTGCTGAAGTTGGCAGGCGAATGA